One part of the Caproiciproducens sp. CPB-2 genome encodes these proteins:
- the rd gene encoding rubredoxin encodes MKYVCNACGYVYDPAVGDPDNGIAPGTKFEDLPDDWTCPMCGVGKDMFSPE; translated from the coding sequence ATGAAATATGTTTGCAATGCATGCGGCTATGTATACGACCCCGCGGTAGGCGATCCGGACAACGGCATCGCGCCCGGAACAAAATTCGAGGATCTGCCCGACGACTGGACCTGCCCTATGTGCGGGGTCGGCAAGGATATGTTTTCTCCGGAATAA
- a CDS encoding calcium-translocating P-type ATPase, PMCA-type, with the protein MLNHNRGLIRLDWQSLTKEECAKKLGTNIKTGLSPAQAEERRNRYGPNELEQPKKKSVLLRFFAQFSDFMVIILLVAAGISFVTSFLQKDNDYIDSIIILAIVTVNAMMGMIQESRAEKSIEALKKMSSPHAHVVRAGTEALIEAKDLIPGDLVLLNAGDLVPADLRLTEAVNLKAEESALTGESLPSRKRADMTCSASTPLGDRHNLLFSSSSIASGHGAGIVTATGMETQVGKIAHMISTQSAPQTPLQRKLAQTGRWLGIGALVICFVIFIMGLFQHVQPLEMFLIAISLAVAAIPEGLPAVVTIVLAIGVRRMAAKRSIVRRMPAVETLGSASVICSDKTGTLTQNRMTVVELRGSGGTVPIHSTQGDFLLSLASLCCNCTVSGSTIHGDPTETAIVSAAPTEKKRLDEQYPRVMEIPFSSERKMMTTVHRLGGGRYRIITKGAPDILFTHCTGGAPRQNEEMASRALRVIGVAYRDIDFLPDPDENIEHGLTFCGLIGMIDPPRPQVKPAVDLCRKAGIRPIMITGDHAATAAAIAKQLGIMDGKSRVITGAELDRLSQQELERSIYDYAVFARVSPEHKVRIVRAFQSHGEVVAMTGDGVNDAPALRAADIGCAMGISGTDVAKAASDMVLTDDNFATIVTAVREGRGIYENIRKTVHFLLSCNIGEILTVFVSFLLRLPTPLLAIQLLWVNLVTDSLPALALGVEPIDRDIMDRKPVKPNESVFSGGMGYNIIVEGCLIGAISLLAYSIGRIYFDVDPSSPYVGRTMAFAVLSLSQIVHTFNMRSPHSVFKAGIFANPKLVLAGIICTALQTMVIVFEPLAVIFKTAVLNGRQWLIVALLSLIPLAVVELEKAVTGHKSRHNPIQSGHKKSGGVPKKSFQGKGKAFLNR; encoded by the coding sequence ATACTTAACCATAACAGGGGGTTGATACGATTGGATTGGCAGAGTCTTACAAAAGAAGAATGTGCAAAAAAACTTGGTACCAATATAAAGACGGGCCTGTCGCCGGCCCAGGCGGAAGAGCGTCGGAACAGGTATGGCCCGAACGAACTGGAGCAGCCGAAAAAGAAGAGCGTTCTGCTGCGGTTTTTCGCGCAGTTTTCAGACTTTATGGTAATCATCCTGCTGGTGGCGGCCGGAATTTCGTTTGTGACTTCCTTTTTGCAGAAGGACAACGATTATATTGATTCCATCATCATTCTGGCAATCGTCACGGTGAACGCGATGATGGGCATGATACAGGAAAGCAGGGCGGAAAAATCGATCGAAGCGCTAAAAAAGATGTCCAGTCCTCACGCCCATGTGGTGCGCGCGGGCACGGAAGCGCTAATTGAGGCAAAGGACCTGATCCCCGGCGATCTTGTCCTTCTGAACGCGGGCGATCTTGTTCCGGCCGACTTGCGGCTGACCGAAGCCGTCAACCTGAAGGCGGAGGAAAGCGCCCTGACCGGGGAAAGCCTGCCGAGCAGAAAGCGCGCGGACATGACCTGCTCCGCCAGCACCCCTCTCGGCGACCGCCACAATCTGCTGTTTTCCTCAAGCTCCATTGCGTCGGGGCACGGCGCCGGCATCGTTACGGCGACCGGGATGGAAACACAGGTGGGGAAAATCGCGCATATGATCAGCACCCAGTCGGCTCCCCAGACCCCGCTGCAGCGCAAGCTGGCACAGACGGGGCGCTGGCTTGGAATCGGCGCCCTGGTCATTTGCTTTGTCATTTTTATTATGGGCCTGTTTCAGCACGTTCAACCACTGGAAATGTTTTTAATTGCCATCAGTCTGGCCGTGGCGGCGATCCCTGAGGGCCTTCCCGCGGTCGTCACCATTGTGCTGGCGATCGGCGTACGCCGCATGGCGGCGAAAAGGAGCATTGTACGGCGTATGCCCGCTGTGGAAACGCTTGGCAGCGCCAGTGTGATCTGCTCCGATAAAACCGGCACCCTGACGCAGAACCGGATGACCGTGGTGGAGCTGAGGGGCTCCGGCGGGACCGTACCGATCCACTCGACGCAGGGAGATTTCCTTCTGAGCCTTGCGTCGCTCTGCTGCAACTGTACGGTCAGCGGGAGCACGATCCACGGCGACCCGACCGAAACGGCGATCGTCTCCGCCGCTCCCACCGAAAAGAAACGGCTCGACGAACAGTATCCCCGCGTAATGGAAATCCCGTTCAGCTCCGAGCGCAAGATGATGACGACCGTACACCGCCTGGGCGGCGGGCGTTACCGGATTATCACCAAGGGCGCGCCCGACATTCTGTTCACGCACTGTACGGGCGGAGCGCCGCGGCAGAACGAGGAGATGGCCTCGCGCGCGCTGCGCGTGATCGGCGTCGCCTACCGGGACATCGACTTTCTGCCGGACCCGGATGAAAATATTGAACACGGCTTGACCTTCTGCGGCCTGATCGGAATGATCGACCCGCCCCGCCCGCAGGTAAAACCCGCTGTGGATCTATGCCGCAAGGCCGGCATCCGGCCCATTATGATCACAGGGGATCACGCCGCCACCGCGGCGGCGATTGCGAAGCAGCTCGGCATTATGGACGGAAAAAGCCGCGTCATCACCGGCGCGGAGCTGGACAGACTCAGCCAGCAGGAGCTTGAAAGAAGCATCTACGACTACGCCGTGTTTGCCCGCGTTTCCCCGGAGCACAAGGTACGCATCGTACGCGCGTTCCAGTCCCATGGCGAGGTCGTCGCCATGACGGGGGACGGCGTAAACGACGCCCCCGCGCTGCGCGCCGCGGACATCGGCTGCGCAATGGGCATTTCGGGCACTGACGTGGCCAAGGCGGCGTCGGATATGGTTCTGACGGATGATAACTTCGCAACGATTGTGACCGCTGTACGCGAAGGCAGGGGCATCTATGAGAACATCCGAAAAACCGTACATTTCCTGCTCAGCTGCAACATCGGGGAAATTCTGACCGTGTTTGTCAGCTTTCTGCTGCGCCTGCCTACCCCCCTGCTGGCCATTCAGCTGCTGTGGGTAAACCTTGTGACGGATTCCCTTCCCGCGCTTGCGCTGGGTGTTGAACCGATAGACAGGGACATCATGGACCGCAAGCCGGTAAAACCGAACGAAAGCGTTTTTTCCGGCGGCATGGGATACAATATTATTGTGGAAGGGTGCCTGATCGGCGCTATTTCGCTCCTGGCCTACAGCATCGGCCGCATTTATTTCGACGTCGACCCGTCGTCCCCGTATGTCGGCCGCACCATGGCGTTCGCTGTCCTCAGCCTCTCTCAGATCGTACATACCTTTAACATGCGGTCTCCGCACTCCGTGTTTAAAGCCGGCATTTTCGCCAACCCCAAGCTTGTGCTGGCGGGGATAATCTGCACGGCGCTCCAGACAATGGTGATCGTCTTTGAACCACTGGCCGTAATTTTCAAAACCGCGGTGCTGAACGGCCGCCAATGGCTGATCGTAGCGCTGCTGTCCCTGATTCCCCTTGCGGTGGTAGAGCTTGAAAAGGCGGTTACAGGACACAAATCCCGGCACAATCCCATACAAAGCGGACATAAAAAGTCCGGCGGGGTACCAAAGAAATCGTTTCAGGGAAAAGGAAAGGCATTTCTTAACCGGTGA
- a CDS encoding TVP38/TMEM64 family protein yields MFWEEPEIINTENQKEYEEKRKITGIVSVSVLLLLFAAATALLWRPLIDTISNPEQFRAWVNLHGVAGRFAFVGMMVLQIIFAVIPGEPMEVGAGYAFGTLEGTLLCLAGAAVGSSVIFLFTKLWGNRLVEAFISREKIHSLRFMKYSRNLNFIVFFAFLIPGTPKDLMTYFIGLTSMKLKTFLILTSIARIPSVITSTITGNALGMQDYRIAAIIYSITAAASLIGAIAYRKISRRYRQDKKEKSGSD; encoded by the coding sequence ATGTTTTGGGAGGAACCTGAAATTATAAACACTGAAAATCAAAAGGAATACGAAGAGAAAAGAAAAATCACCGGCATTGTTTCCGTTTCCGTGCTGCTCCTTTTGTTTGCGGCAGCCACCGCGCTGCTTTGGAGGCCGCTGATCGACACCATCTCCAACCCGGAGCAGTTCCGCGCGTGGGTCAACCTGCACGGCGTGGCGGGAAGATTCGCCTTCGTCGGTATGATGGTCCTGCAGATCATCTTTGCCGTCATCCCCGGCGAACCGATGGAGGTTGGCGCGGGATACGCCTTCGGCACTCTGGAGGGCACCCTGCTGTGCCTGGCCGGAGCGGCGGTCGGCTCGTCCGTTATTTTCCTGTTTACAAAGCTTTGGGGGAACAGATTGGTGGAAGCGTTTATCAGCCGGGAAAAAATCCATTCCCTGCGCTTTATGAAATACAGCAGGAATCTGAACTTCATCGTATTTTTCGCGTTCCTGATTCCGGGAACCCCGAAGGACCTTATGACCTATTTCATCGGTCTTACGTCCATGAAGCTGAAAACCTTTTTAATTCTGACCAGCATTGCGCGGATTCCTTCCGTGATCACCTCTACGATTACAGGCAACGCGCTGGGAATGCAGGATTACAGGATCGCGGCCATCATTTATTCCATCACGGCGGCCGCCAGCCTGATCGGCGCGATTGCTTACCGCAAAATTTCCAGACGGTACCGACAGGACAAAAAAGAAAAATCCGGGAGCGACTGA
- a CDS encoding HPr family phosphocarrier protein → MIKFDYTIQDKLGLHARPAGMLVKIAQGSGCKISVLANGTTADAKRLFSIMSLCAKENDRLTFAIEGEDEQTETDRLKAFCKQNL, encoded by the coding sequence ATGATAAAATTTGATTACACGATTCAGGATAAACTTGGATTACATGCGAGACCGGCGGGAATGCTGGTGAAAATCGCGCAGGGCTCCGGCTGTAAAATCAGTGTGCTGGCCAATGGCACGACAGCCGATGCCAAACGCCTGTTTTCCATCATGAGCCTGTGCGCCAAAGAAAACGACAGACTTACCTTTGCCATCGAAGGGGAAGACGAACAGACGGAAACGGACCGTTTGAAAGCGTTTTGCAAACAAAATTTATAA
- a CDS encoding ABC transporter permease has product MTSKTSSIRRRKEFWETYLWSLKKNRGMMALLTLLMFIALPMILMILMANTQNRITTEVYTPEMWTQAYLSSVTGLTALLVTPMALIFVLVISVSLFGYMHQKRSVDLFHALPVGRTPMILGRLLAGLTALYAPILLNFALIFVVGAAYPVQLPLCWVTVFSYLLWLLLICAAALCLSSFMAVCTGMTTDMILSLLGINAAYPLLIFLGDRFASSLLPGLHTGLTPSSLIMTALSPFMAAFMPYIVSGSQARSGVLAVDTGFYIWWIVFTLVLLAGTVLLYRKRRSECAESSFAFSLPKNGIRFMITAVTGLGLGLLLQSGTESSGNFFIGLIAGSLAAHIVTETIYSRGFKQLKKSFVGYGVFMAVFVAAYAFLATGALGYDTRVPLAEDVASVTVRDPYTNNGGILDGNHRLLASITPTLTEKANIAKVTDFHKKIVQDKRSHSYPYSLNGGNGTSFTLTYHLKNGGAVDRTYYFEYKNDGQGNPISPLGEIADTREYKETQDLLFYVEPEYMKSVDLEPWSGEESTTFAPDLNTKKELLDAMRQDYLDGKLSNGKNLAADSSYLVIEYKSPLQVKDGKLKALLNGYEGDIYLYMNSYNFLNNSSKTGELVEKLGWNK; this is encoded by the coding sequence ATGACCTCGAAAACATCCTCAATTAGACGCAGGAAAGAGTTTTGGGAAACCTATCTGTGGTCGCTGAAGAAAAACCGCGGTATGATGGCGCTTCTTACGCTTCTGATGTTTATCGCGCTGCCCATGATCCTGATGATCCTGATGGCGAACACGCAGAATCGGATTACCACCGAGGTTTACACGCCCGAAATGTGGACGCAGGCCTATCTGAGCAGCGTCACAGGGCTGACCGCTCTGCTTGTCACCCCGATGGCCCTGATTTTCGTTCTGGTGATTTCCGTCTCCCTGTTCGGATATATGCATCAAAAGCGCAGCGTGGATTTGTTCCATGCGCTACCGGTCGGCAGGACGCCCATGATTTTGGGGCGGCTGCTCGCCGGCCTGACCGCGCTTTACGCGCCTATTTTACTGAATTTCGCCCTGATATTCGTTGTGGGAGCGGCCTACCCCGTACAGCTTCCGCTTTGCTGGGTCACCGTATTTTCCTATCTGCTGTGGCTGCTGCTGATCTGTGCGGCGGCTCTGTGCCTTTCCTCTTTCATGGCGGTCTGTACCGGAATGACCACCGACATGATCCTGTCCCTGCTGGGCATTAACGCGGCATATCCTCTTCTGATTTTCCTGGGCGACCGGTTTGCTTCCTCGCTTTTGCCCGGCCTGCATACCGGATTAACCCCAAGCTCTCTGATTATGACCGCGCTTTCCCCCTTTATGGCCGCTTTCATGCCGTATATTGTGAGCGGAAGCCAGGCTCGCAGCGGCGTTCTGGCCGTGGATACAGGCTTTTATATCTGGTGGATCGTGTTTACCCTTGTGCTTCTGGCGGGCACCGTCCTTCTCTACCGGAAACGCCGCAGCGAATGCGCCGAAAGCAGCTTTGCCTTTTCCCTTCCCAAAAACGGGATCCGGTTCATGATCACCGCCGTAACGGGCCTCGGACTGGGACTGCTGCTCCAGAGCGGAACGGAAAGCTCCGGAAACTTTTTCATCGGCCTGATCGCCGGGTCCCTTGCCGCGCATATTGTGACGGAGACCATTTATTCCCGCGGGTTTAAGCAGCTGAAAAAGAGCTTCGTCGGATACGGCGTTTTCATGGCCGTGTTTGTGGCCGCTTACGCTTTTCTTGCCACGGGCGCTTTGGGCTATGACACCCGCGTTCCCCTGGCGGAGGACGTGGCAAGCGTCACCGTCCGGGATCCCTATACGAATAACGGCGGGATTCTTGACGGGAACCACCGTTTGCTTGCCTCCATTACGCCGACGCTGACGGAAAAAGCCAACATCGCGAAGGTAACCGATTTCCATAAGAAAATTGTGCAGGATAAGAGAAGCCATTCTTATCCTTATTCCCTGAACGGCGGAAACGGCACTTCCTTCACTTTGACCTATCATCTGAAAAACGGCGGCGCCGTAGACAGAACTTATTATTTTGAATACAAGAATGACGGACAGGGAAATCCGATCTCTCCGCTGGGCGAAATCGCCGACACCAGGGAATACAAGGAAACGCAGGATCTCCTGTTTTATGTTGAGCCGGAGTACATGAAAAGCGTCGACCTGGAGCCATGGAGCGGGGAAGAAAGCACCACCTTCGCGCCGGACCTGAACACCAAAAAGGAACTGCTGGACGCAATGAGGCAGGATTACCTGGACGGCAAGCTCAGCAACGGCAAAAATCTTGCCGCAGATTCCTCTTATCTGGTGATCGAATACAAGTCCCCCCTTCAGGTGAAGGACGGGAAACTGAAGGCCCTGCTGAACGGATACGAAGGCGATATTTACCTGTATATGAACAGCTACAACTTTTTGAACAACTCCAGCAAAACCGGAGAATTGGTGGAAAAACTCGGCTGGAACAAATAA
- a CDS encoding FprA family A-type flavoprotein — protein MGAIKLKNNVYSVGVLNPSLRVFDIIMESRYGTSYNAYLITGEKNVLIDTVHAPFFDEYLNNIQSVIDISKIDYLIMDHTEPDHSGSVGKLLEMNPNITVYCTTAAKMYLSAITNRDFQCVTVKQGDKLSIGEEELEFIIAPLLHWPDSMFVYMGSEKTLFTCDFLGTHYCEPTMLDTTVHYPDKYSEQFKHYYNCIFGPFKPYVLAGLDKIKDLPVTLVCPSHGPCLTESIQKCEDLYREWSTPVPREKKTVGILYASAYGCTGKLAEAAYDELKKDEKLDAKLINVVFTPLEEAAKLANEADALLIGSCTINRDAPKVIWDILASVDAINTRQKPAGAFGAYGWSGEAVPMMKSRMEHLKFRFIGEGFRVLFNPTDEDLTAIRAYAKEIASNMK, from the coding sequence ATGGGTGCAATCAAACTCAAAAACAATGTTTATTCAGTCGGTGTGCTGAATCCGTCACTTCGTGTTTTTGACATCATTATGGAGTCGCGTTATGGAACCAGCTATAACGCGTACCTCATTACGGGTGAAAAGAACGTTCTGATCGATACGGTACACGCTCCGTTTTTCGACGAGTACCTGAATAACATTCAAAGTGTCATCGATATTTCAAAAATTGATTATCTGATTATGGACCACACGGAACCGGACCATTCCGGCAGCGTTGGAAAGCTGCTCGAAATGAATCCCAATATTACGGTTTACTGTACGACAGCGGCAAAGATGTATCTTTCTGCCATTACCAACCGAGACTTTCAATGCGTCACTGTAAAACAGGGAGACAAGCTTTCGATCGGAGAGGAAGAGCTTGAGTTCATCATAGCGCCTCTTCTTCACTGGCCGGATTCCATGTTTGTCTACATGGGTTCGGAAAAGACGCTGTTTACCTGCGACTTTCTGGGGACGCATTATTGCGAGCCCACTATGCTTGATACGACCGTCCATTATCCGGACAAGTACAGCGAGCAATTTAAACATTATTACAATTGTATTTTCGGGCCATTCAAGCCTTATGTTCTGGCCGGACTTGACAAGATAAAGGACCTTCCGGTTACCTTGGTCTGTCCCAGTCACGGCCCCTGTCTTACCGAAAGCATTCAGAAATGCGAGGACCTTTACCGGGAGTGGAGCACTCCTGTCCCGCGTGAGAAAAAAACGGTCGGTATCCTTTACGCTTCCGCTTACGGATGTACTGGGAAGCTGGCCGAAGCGGCCTATGACGAACTGAAAAAAGACGAGAAGCTGGATGCGAAGCTGATCAATGTCGTCTTTACGCCGTTGGAAGAGGCAGCGAAGCTTGCGAATGAAGCGGACGCTCTGCTGATCGGTTCCTGCACCATTAACCGCGACGCGCCGAAAGTGATCTGGGATATCCTTGCCAGCGTGGACGCGATCAACACCAGACAAAAACCGGCCGGGGCGTTCGGCGCTTATGGCTGGAGCGGCGAAGCCGTTCCGATGATGAAATCCCGGATGGAACACCTGAAGTTCCGGTTTATCGGAGAAGGCTTCCGTGTTCTTTTCAATCCTACGGACGAAGACCTGACGGCCATCAGGGCGTACGCGAAAGAAATAGCATCCAACATGAAGTAA
- a CDS encoding phosphatase PAP2 family protein, whose translation MNLDFLILNFIQSHFHNGFTDFFFPAVTVLGNAGFIWVVAGICLICSKKYRPYGVMLLAALMLTHTVGEGILKPIAARPRPFSVIPGYRLLIAAPHGYSFPSGHAGSSFAAAFILRRANRKFTAPSFSLALLIALSRIFLFVHYPSDVLAGAILGVLCAGFICFLYKRV comes from the coding sequence ATGAATCTGGATTTTCTGATCCTGAATTTTATACAGAGCCATTTTCACAACGGCTTTACGGATTTCTTTTTCCCCGCCGTCACCGTGCTGGGAAACGCGGGATTCATATGGGTTGTGGCCGGCATCTGCCTGATCTGCTCTAAAAAATACCGTCCGTACGGAGTGATGCTTCTGGCCGCTCTGATGCTGACGCATACGGTCGGGGAAGGAATCCTGAAGCCGATTGCCGCCCGCCCGCGCCCGTTCAGCGTTATCCCCGGGTACAGGCTGCTGATTGCCGCGCCGCACGGGTATTCCTTCCCGTCGGGTCACGCCGGTTCTTCCTTTGCGGCGGCGTTCATCCTGCGCAGGGCAAACCGTAAATTTACGGCTCCTTCTTTTTCCCTTGCGCTGCTGATTGCCCTTTCACGCATTTTTTTATTTGTGCATTACCCGTCGGACGTTCTCGCGGGCGCAATACTGGGCGTATTATGTGCCGGTTTTATTTGCTTCCTGTATAAAAGAGTTTAA
- a CDS encoding helix-turn-helix domain-containing protein: MNSVRLRKQALGTRNLVGARVEMARKNQGMKQKELLAQLQVNGVDMNASGLSKLEGQIRYVTDFELSALANILNVSVDWLLGREK, from the coding sequence ATGAATTCAGTGAGATTACGCAAACAGGCACTTGGAACCCGTAATTTAGTCGGTGCGCGTGTGGAGATGGCACGCAAAAACCAGGGGATGAAGCAGAAAGAGCTTCTGGCTCAGCTTCAGGTTAACGGTGTCGATATGAACGCCTCCGGCTTGTCTAAATTGGAAGGCCAAATTCGCTATGTAACGGATTTTGAACTTTCTGCTTTAGCTAATATTTTAAATGTTTCAGTCGACTGGCTTTTAGGCCGCGAAAAATAA
- a CDS encoding ABC transporter ATP-binding protein produces the protein MIEAKKLTKKFGAATALDEISFSIGSGSVFGLVGSNGAGKSTFLRTLAGIYQPDGGEVLLDGAAPFENSEVKSQISFISDFPYFLPQATLREMAGFFSRVYPGWSQKRFEELCGLFPIDSKSKIVNMSKGMQRQAAIICAIATQPSCLLLDEVFDGLDPVMRQLLKRIVSGEVAQRGMTVIIASHNLRELEDFCDHVGLFHKGGVVFERDLDELKLGINKVQAVFKPMPEISAFAPLEIIKTEMHGSLINLVVRGSKDEILEKINGLNPVFAEVLPLTLEEVFISEMEVAGYDLENILN, from the coding sequence ATGATAGAAGCAAAAAAACTAACGAAGAAATTCGGCGCGGCCACCGCGCTGGATGAGATATCTTTTTCCATCGGGTCGGGCTCGGTGTTCGGGCTGGTCGGTTCCAACGGCGCCGGAAAATCCACATTTCTGCGCACGCTCGCGGGAATCTACCAGCCGGACGGCGGCGAAGTGCTTCTGGACGGAGCGGCGCCGTTTGAAAACTCGGAGGTCAAGTCGCAGATTTCCTTTATATCGGATTTCCCCTATTTTCTGCCGCAGGCCACGCTGAGGGAAATGGCGGGGTTTTTCTCCCGCGTTTACCCCGGCTGGAGCCAAAAGCGGTTTGAAGAGCTGTGCGGGCTGTTCCCGATCGACAGCAAGAGCAAAATCGTCAATATGTCGAAGGGGATGCAGCGGCAGGCGGCGATTATCTGCGCGATCGCAACCCAGCCGAGCTGCCTTCTTCTGGACGAGGTGTTCGACGGCCTTGACCCGGTAATGCGCCAGCTTTTAAAGCGTATTGTTTCCGGGGAAGTCGCCCAGCGCGGCATGACGGTGATCATCGCCTCGCACAATCTGCGGGAGCTTGAAGATTTCTGCGACCATGTGGGGCTGTTCCACAAGGGCGGCGTCGTGTTCGAGCGCGACCTTGACGAGCTGAAGCTCGGCATCAACAAGGTGCAGGCGGTGTTCAAGCCCATGCCCGAAATCAGCGCCTTCGCGCCGCTGGAAATCATTAAGACCGAAATGCACGGTTCTCTGATTAATCTGGTGGTCCGGGGTTCAAAAGACGAGATTCTGGAAAAAATAAACGGGTTGAACCCCGTTTTCGCGGAAGTGCTTCCGCTCACTCTGGAAGAAGTATTTATCAGTGAAATGGAGGTGGCCGGTTATGACCTCGAAAACATCCTCAATTAG
- a CDS encoding GntR family transcriptional regulator produces MVFTLDYKSRLPIYEQLYKSIRRMAAVGAVDQREPLPSVRALAQELGVNPNTVQKAYRMLEHDGIICSVPGKGSFLSEDLSAISQQREIALEKLDDAIRSAADLGITKNQIIVRVESLVSGRGE; encoded by the coding sequence ATGGTGTTCACACTCGATTATAAGAGCCGGCTGCCGATTTACGAGCAGCTGTACAAAAGCATACGGCGCATGGCCGCCGTGGGCGCTGTGGACCAGCGGGAGCCGCTTCCGAGCGTAAGGGCGCTGGCGCAGGAGCTGGGGGTCAACCCGAACACGGTGCAAAAGGCCTACCGGATGCTTGAACACGACGGCATTATCTGTTCCGTCCCGGGGAAAGGGTCCTTTCTTTCCGAGGACCTCTCCGCAATTTCCCAGCAGCGGGAAATCGCGCTGGAAAAGCTGGACGACGCAATCCGGTCCGCCGCGGATCTTGGAATCACAAAAAATCAAATCATTGTAAGGGTGGAAAGCCTTGTAAGCGGGAGAGGTGAGTGA
- the ytvI gene encoding sporulation integral membrane protein YtvI has translation MFDRRQLTRLKPLLVFFAGFTLLFYFFALTLKFTFPFLAGFLLALIVQPVIRQLKKRMHFNPSAAAALSTVLVFVVVFGLLFLLGYWLIYEISNLLNNLTTDVGALTAPVNSLISMAGEYLNRINSKYIEQNQQQILNIAQSGAGIVKTILASVLTFLTSLPAIFTMFIVMILSTYFFSKDMTSIKSHIMSLFSQTTALNIRSASRHGMNMSGKYVGSYLLIYFITFVETLIVFSALGVPYPLVLSIVTGIADILPVLGPGTIYIPLTLLYLVSGSFFKAGALLVCWLLITAIRQIIEPKLISSSIDIHPLTMLAAIYFALVAQNFLILIYCSALLILYKILTQIGVLPTLFEAKPAGGEASKSAPKNDPPPPKV, from the coding sequence TTGTTTGACAGGCGACAGCTTACCCGGTTAAAGCCGCTGCTGGTCTTTTTCGCAGGGTTTACTTTGCTTTTCTATTTTTTCGCGCTTACGCTGAAATTCACGTTCCCTTTTCTGGCGGGATTTCTGCTGGCCCTGATCGTACAGCCCGTCATCCGCCAGCTGAAAAAACGGATGCATTTCAACCCTTCGGCGGCCGCGGCGCTTTCCACGGTTCTGGTTTTTGTAGTGGTTTTCGGCCTTCTGTTCCTGCTGGGTTACTGGCTGATTTATGAAATCAGCAACCTGCTGAACAACCTGACCACGGACGTAGGCGCTTTGACCGCGCCGGTCAACAGCCTGATCAGCATGGCGGGAGAGTATTTGAATCGGATCAACTCCAAATATATCGAACAGAATCAGCAGCAGATTCTGAATATCGCCCAGTCCGGCGCCGGAATCGTAAAAACGATTTTGGCGAGCGTGCTCACCTTCCTGACCTCCCTGCCGGCCATTTTCACCATGTTTATCGTCATGATCCTTTCCACGTACTTCTTTTCAAAGGACATGACCTCGATCAAATCGCACATCATGTCGCTGTTTTCCCAAACCACCGCGCTCAATATCCGCTCCGCGTCGCGCCACGGAATGAATATGAGCGGAAAATACGTCGGCTCCTATCTGCTGATTTATTTCATCACCTTTGTCGAAACGCTGATCGTCTTTTCCGCGCTGGGCGTCCCGTATCCGCTTGTGCTGAGCATTGTGACCGGCATCGCCGATATTCTGCCCGTGCTCGGCCCCGGAACCATTTATATCCCCCTGACGCTTCTTTACCTTGTAAGCGGCAGCTTTTTCAAAGCGGGCGCGCTTCTGGTCTGCTGGCTGCTGATTACCGCCATCCGCCAGATCATCGAGCCGAAACTGATCTCCTCTTCGATCGACATTCATCCGCTGACCATGCTCGCGGCGATCTATTTCGCGCTGGTGGCCCAGAATTTTCTGATTCTGATCTACTGTTCCGCGCTTTTGATCCTTTACAAGATCCTGACCCAGATCGGCGTGCTCCCCACCCTGTTTGAAGCGAAGCCCGCCGGCGGCGAGGCCTCAAAATCCGCGCCGAAAAACGATCCGCCGCCACCAAAAGTCTGA